Genomic DNA from Pseudomonas sp. CCC3.1:
GTCTTCAGCCACCAACGGCTCGGGGGCAATCGCCACCCCCAATCCCGCCACCGCTGCTTCGAGCAAGTAATACAAATGCTCAAAGCCTTGCCCGTATTTCAACGCCTTGGCATCGATAGCGTTTTGCTGTGCCCAGCTCGGCCACGCCTGTGGGCGCGAGGTGGTGTGCAGTAAAGGCTCATCTAGCAGGGCGCTGACGGGCGCCTGGCACAAGCGCGGGTAATGGGCGTAACGCGGGCTCAGCACCGGGCCGATGCGCTCGCTGGCCAATTCGTACACCTGCATGTCGGCGGGCCATGGCGGCTCGGCAAACACCAGCAGGGCGTCTAGCCCCGGGCGGCGCGGGTCCAGGTCACCTTCACCGGCCGATAAGTGCAGGCGCAGGTCTGGCAAGTCGGCATTCAAACGGCCCAGGCGCGGAATAAACCATCGCGCGAGCAAACTGCCCGAACAGCCGAGCACAAACGGCGCGTCGATATGGCTTTGCGTGAGTTCAGTGCATACGTTGCGCAAGCGGTCGAAGGCTTCAGCGCTGGCATCGCGCAGGCGAATACCGGCCTCTGTCAGCTTCAGACCGCGACCTTCCTTGACGAACAGACTCACGCCCAAGTGTTCTTCCAGCACT
This window encodes:
- a CDS encoding LysR family transcriptional regulator: MNRDLPPLNALRAFEATARLNSVSQAAEQLNVTHGAVSRQLKVLEEHLGVSLFVKEGRGLKLTEAGIRLRDASAEAFDRLRNVCTELTQSHIDAPFVLGCSGSLLARWFIPRLGRLNADLPDLRLHLSAGEGDLDPRRPGLDALLVFAEPPWPADMQVYELASERIGPVLSPRYAHYPRLCQAPVSALLDEPLLHTTSRPQAWPSWAQQNAIDAKALKYGQGFEHLYYLLEAAVAGLGVAIAPEPLVAEDLRAGRLAAPWGFKETPAQLALWLPKRAADGRARQLAQWLKAELARGAV